A window of the Brassica napus cultivar Da-Ae chromosome C5, Da-Ae, whole genome shotgun sequence genome harbors these coding sequences:
- the LOC106401282 gene encoding protein NRT1/ PTR FAMILY 5.16: MATPEEEVALIEDYVSDSVDHHGFPAGKLSTGGWRSAWYIIGVEVGERFAYFGIASNLITYLTGPLGQSTATAAVNVNTWSGTASMLPVLGAFIADAYLGRYHTIVVASLIYILGLGLLTLSAFLILIRISEQRNDTVKSFFWVNILFFCSLYMVAIGQGGHKPCVQAFGADQFDSGDSKERISRGSFFNWWFMTLSAGITLSFLVVVYVQDNVSWALGFGIPCLFMVMALALFLVGRKTYRYPRGNHKEKKNAFARIGRVFVAAYKNRKLNLSDSGLSQGLLEDGSSQKRKGWLEFLAKALLSGEGGAEPCSIKDVEDAMALVRLIPIWITSVISTIPYAQYSTFFTKQGVTVDRKILPGLEIPPASFQSFIGVSILISVPTYERVFLPLARYITKKPFGITMLQRIGAGMVLSSFNMVVAALVEMKRLETAKEYGLVDRPDATIPMSIWWFVPQYLLLGMIDVFSLVGTQEFFYDQVPTELRSIGLALSLSAMGLSSFLSGMLITVIDWVTGKDGGDSWFNTNLNRAHVDYFYWLLAAFTAVGFLAFLFFSRLYVYRRVDQV; this comes from the exons ATGGCGACGCCTGAGGAAGAAGTCGCACTTATAGAAGATTATGTTAGCGATTCCGTAGACCACCATGGATTTCCCGCCGGAAAACTTTCCACCGGCGGATGGAGATCCGCCTGGTATATTATTG GTGTGGAGGTAGGAGAAAGATTTGCGTACTTTGGTATTGCCTCCAACTTAATTACTTACCTCACCGGACCTCTGGGGCAATCCACGGCGACCGCCGCCGTAAACGTCAACACGTGGTCAGGAACAGCCTCGATGCTTCCTGTCTTAGGAGCTTTCATAGCAGACGCATATCTTGGTCGTTATCACACCATTGTTGTGGCTTCACTCATCTACATACTC GGACTAGGACTATTGACCTTGTCGGCTTTCTTAATCTTAATAAGAATATCCGAGCAACGTAACGATACCGTTAAATCGTTTTTCTGGGTGAATATACTTTTCTTCTGCTCTCTGTACATGGTGGCGATCGGACAAGGGGGTCACAAGCCGTGTGTTCAAGCGTTTGGTGCGGACCAGTTTGACTCGGGAGATTCAAAGGAGAGAATATCTAGAGGATCATTTTTCAACTGGTGGTTCATGACTTTATCTGCCGGAATCACTTTATCTTTTCTTGTGGTGGTTTACGTTCAAGACAATGTTAGCTGGGCCCTTGGTTTTGGGATCCCTTGTTTGTTCATGGTTATGGCTCTTGCTCTCTTCTTGGTCGGAAGAAAAACTTACAGGTACCCAAGAGGTAAccacaaggagaagaagaacgCTTTTGCGAGGATTGGAAGAGTTTTTGTTGCGGCCTACAAGAACAGAAAACTGAACTTGTCAGATTCAGGTTTGAGTCAAGGTCTATTAGAGGATGGTTCATCACAGAAACGTAAAGGTTGGCTTGA GTTCCTAGCGAAAGCGTTGCTATCAGGAGAAGGAGGTGCAGAGCCATGTAGTATAAAGGACGTGGAAGACGCAATGGCTTTGGTAAGGCTTATACCAATATGGATCACATCGGTCATAAGCACGATTCCGTACGCTCAATACTCGACTTTCTTCACAAAGCAAGGCGTCACAGTGGACAGAAAAATCTTGCCGGGTTTGGAAATCCCTCCGGCATCCTTTCAGTCGTTTATCGGCGTTTCGATTCTCATCTCAGTCCCAACTTATGAACGTGTATTCCTCCCGTTAGCTAGATACATTACCAAGAAGCCTTTTGGGATCACGATGCTCCAGAGAATTGGAGCTGGAATGGTACTCTCTAGCTTCAACATGGTGGTTGCTGCGTTGGTAGAAATGAAACGGCTCGAGACGGCTAAGGAATATGGACTTGTGGATAGACCGGACGCAACCATCCCCATGTCGATATGGTGGTTCGTTCCTCAGTATTTGCTACTCGGGATGATTGATGTGTTCTCGCTAGTGGGTACACAAGAGTTCTTCTACGACCAAGTTCCAACGGAGTTAAGGAGCATTGGTCTAGCGCTTTCTTTGAGTGCAATGGGTCTTTCGAGCTTCTTGAGTGGTATGCTTATCACTGTGATTGATTGGGTTACCGGAAAAGATGGTGGAGATAGCTGGTTCAACACTAACTTGAACCGAGCCCATGTCGATTACTTTTACTGGTTGCTCGCTGCTTTCACCGCCGTTGGGTTCCTAGCGTTTTTGTTCTTCTCCAGGTTGTATGTTTATCGCCGGGTAGATCAAGTCTAA